Proteins encoded within one genomic window of Vulgatibacter sp.:
- a CDS encoding anthranilate synthase component I family protein produces METALRLLTALPRKPGRFLLAPALAGGSWLVGHGTPLALEPGAGLEALPHLLEPGPKGTVVLLGYELGRSLLRRPGRAREDRGLPRAVAIRVEEAVAIDPATGRIEGDAALAGLRGPLPTHPAQRCSVEVSLDRRAHAAAVGRVHELIRAGETYQTNLTVRFSAPWSTGPEALLPALLTTGPQACTAYLDLPGGASVVSASPELLLRYDAATRLASSEPIKGTRPRGEGAEADEALAAALAADPKERAEHVMIVDLVRNDLGRVAEVGSVHVPALFRVDRLPTVHHLVSEIAARLAPARTLPELVASLFPAGSITGAPKLRTMEIIDELEPVARGPYCGSIGLVRPDGSCALSVAIRTAVLQDGRVDYGAGGGITIDAAATREWDELVLKARPFLSAVGAAAPC; encoded by the coding sequence ATGGAGACCGCGCTTCGCCTTCTCACCGCCCTCCCCCGCAAGCCAGGCCGCTTCCTCCTCGCCCCGGCGCTCGCCGGCGGCAGCTGGCTGGTCGGGCACGGCACGCCGCTCGCGCTGGAACCCGGCGCGGGGCTCGAGGCGCTCCCGCACCTGCTCGAGCCGGGGCCGAAGGGCACGGTGGTCCTTCTCGGCTACGAACTGGGTCGCTCGCTCCTCCGGCGCCCCGGCAGGGCCCGGGAGGATCGCGGGCTTCCCCGGGCGGTGGCGATCCGGGTGGAGGAGGCGGTGGCGATCGACCCGGCCACCGGTCGGATCGAGGGCGACGCCGCTCTCGCCGGGCTGCGGGGCCCCCTGCCGACCCACCCAGCGCAGCGCTGCAGCGTCGAGGTCTCGCTCGATCGCAGGGCCCACGCCGCTGCGGTGGGACGGGTCCACGAGCTCATCCGCGCCGGCGAGACCTACCAGACCAACCTCACGGTGCGCTTCTCCGCCCCGTGGTCCACGGGCCCGGAGGCGCTGCTGCCGGCGCTGCTCACCACGGGGCCGCAGGCGTGCACCGCCTACCTCGATCTGCCGGGCGGGGCTTCGGTGGTGAGCGCCTCGCCGGAGCTGCTTCTGCGCTACGACGCCGCAACGAGGCTGGCGAGCAGCGAGCCGATCAAGGGGACGAGGCCCCGGGGCGAAGGTGCCGAAGCGGACGAGGCCCTCGCAGCGGCGCTCGCAGCCGATCCGAAGGAACGGGCGGAGCACGTGATGATCGTGGACCTGGTCCGCAACGATCTCGGCCGGGTCGCCGAGGTGGGCAGCGTGCACGTCCCCGCCCTCTTCCGGGTCGACCGCCTCCCCACCGTGCACCACCTGGTGAGCGAGATCGCCGCGCGCCTTGCGCCGGCCCGCACCCTGCCGGAGCTGGTGGCCAGCCTCTTTCCCGCAGGCTCGATCACCGGGGCGCCGAAGCTGCGCACCATGGAGATCATCGACGAGCTCGAGCCGGTGGCCCGCGGGCCCTATTGCGGATCGATCGGGCTCGTCCGCCCCGACGGCAGCTGCGCCCTCTCGGTGGCGATTCGCACCGCCGTACTCCAGGACGGCAGGGTCGACTACGGCGCCGGCGGCGGGATCACCATCGACGCAGCCGCCACCCGCGAATGGGACGAGCTGGTGCTGAAGGCCCGGCCCTTCCTTTCCGCGGTGGGCGCCGCCGCGCCGTGTTAG
- the trpS gene encoding tryptophan--tRNA ligase, whose product MEKKETLAKTRVLSGIQPSGKLHIGNYFGAIQQHIALQHEFPGEAFYFIANYHALTTLQGVPDEVRAHTLDAALDYLALGLDPKKATFYRQSDVPEVTELTWFLATVTPVSLLEKGVSYKDKIAKGIAANAGLLTYPVLMAADILIAHATLVPVGEDQIQHIEFTRDMAGFFNNTYGAGILTLPAARFAQGRKVPGTDGQKMSKSYGNTIGIFEEGASLKKKVMGIKTSSVPMGEPLDPETDTVFALYKLVASPGEIADMEQKYRTGAVGFGHAKKELLGKLEEHFAPARARRKELEQNLDQVEAILREGAERTRAEARKTLDTCRRAVGMA is encoded by the coding sequence ATGGAGAAGAAAGAGACCCTGGCGAAGACCCGCGTACTCTCGGGCATCCAGCCCTCGGGCAAGCTGCACATCGGCAACTACTTCGGTGCGATCCAGCAGCACATCGCGCTGCAGCACGAGTTCCCGGGTGAAGCCTTCTACTTCATCGCCAACTACCACGCGCTGACCACGCTGCAGGGTGTGCCGGACGAGGTGCGGGCCCACACGCTCGACGCGGCGCTGGATTACCTGGCGCTGGGCCTCGATCCGAAGAAGGCCACCTTCTACCGGCAGAGCGACGTTCCCGAGGTGACCGAGCTCACCTGGTTCCTCGCCACGGTGACGCCGGTCTCGCTGCTGGAGAAGGGCGTCTCCTACAAGGACAAAATCGCCAAGGGGATCGCGGCGAACGCGGGCCTGCTCACCTACCCCGTGCTCATGGCGGCGGACATCCTCATCGCCCACGCCACCCTGGTGCCGGTGGGCGAGGACCAGATCCAGCACATCGAGTTCACCCGGGACATGGCCGGCTTCTTCAACAACACCTACGGCGCCGGCATCCTCACCCTGCCCGCTGCGCGCTTCGCGCAGGGCCGCAAGGTGCCTGGCACCGACGGCCAGAAGATGTCGAAGAGCTACGGCAACACCATCGGCATCTTCGAGGAGGGCGCGTCCCTCAAGAAGAAGGTGATGGGGATCAAGACGAGCTCGGTGCCCATGGGTGAGCCGCTCGATCCGGAGACGGACACGGTCTTCGCGCTCTACAAGCTGGTCGCCTCGCCAGGGGAGATCGCCGACATGGAGCAGAAGTACCGCACGGGCGCCGTCGGCTTCGGCCACGCAAAGAAGGAGCTCCTCGGCAAGCTCGAGGAGCACTTCGCCCCGGCCCGGGCGCGGCGCAAGGAACTCGAGCAGAACCTCGACCAGGTGGAGGCGATCCTCCGCGAGGGCGCGGAGCGCACCCGCGCCGAGGCCCGCAAGACCCTCGACACCTGCCGCCGCGCGGTGGGGATGGCCTGA
- a CDS encoding anthranilate synthase component II: MLLLLDNRDSFTFNLAQYFAQLGAAVQVVPSDAITVAEIAALRPARLVIAPGPGAPAGAGISLEAIAAFSGRLPLLGVCLGHQAIAEAFGGAVVRGAEPVHGKPAVIEHEGTGLFEGLAARTVVGRYHSLVVEERTLPGCLRITARATDDRSVQAIAHVAHPTCGVQFHPESVLTAEGMALLRNFLALR, from the coding sequence GTGCTGCTGCTCCTCGACAACCGCGACTCCTTCACCTTCAACCTGGCGCAGTATTTCGCGCAGCTCGGCGCCGCCGTGCAGGTGGTGCCGAGCGACGCGATCACGGTGGCGGAGATCGCGGCGCTCCGTCCCGCGCGGCTCGTGATCGCGCCGGGGCCCGGTGCGCCCGCCGGCGCCGGCATCTCCCTCGAGGCGATCGCCGCCTTCTCCGGCAGGCTGCCGCTGCTCGGCGTCTGCCTCGGCCACCAGGCGATCGCCGAGGCGTTCGGCGGCGCGGTGGTGCGCGGGGCGGAGCCGGTGCACGGCAAGCCGGCGGTGATCGAGCACGAGGGCACCGGGCTCTTCGAGGGCCTGGCAGCGCGGACGGTCGTGGGGCGCTACCACTCGCTGGTGGTGGAGGAGCGCACCCTGCCTGGCTGCCTGCGGATCACGGCACGTGCGACGGACGATCGCTCGGTGCAGGCGATCGCCCACGTGGCGCACCCGACCTGCGGCGTGCAATTCCACCCGGAGTCGGTGCTCACCGCCGAGGGGATGGCGCTGCTGCGGAACTTCCTCGCCCTCCGTTGA